The following DNA comes from Papaver somniferum cultivar HN1 chromosome 4, ASM357369v1, whole genome shotgun sequence.
TTTGGATGTTATGTTCTCTCTAAATCAAAATTTGGCTGTAAAATTCTTTAAAATCttaattgtttttttctttttttaattattctATTAATCACTTGAGTGGTATTTTTTTAAAAGGAAGATCTAGCTAGGTTATAATTAAATCTAGTTTCGAGTTCTTGATTGTTCCGAATTACTTTTTGGGTGTGAGATAAATCTATTTTGTGATTGATTGTAGAATTGTATTTACAGTCTAATATAGGAATATCATTCTGGGTAGTCTACTTGTTCTGTTTAGATTTTTTTGAGCTGGGATTTCTAATAGTTTGAATTTCTTTCACTTATAGAAGTAGTTAAATAAATTTACACCAAATGAGATGCTTACTAGGTTGTAATATAGATTTAACACATGCAAATTAGCAGTATAATTGGAGTTGTCTTAGAAACGTTTTGTTATGGTTGGCTTGACATCAGTTCATGTGTTACTGTGTGCTAACTGAAGAGTAGTATTTGGAGATAGGAGAGGCGCATCTTAACTGAGGTGGTAGGGGTTCTGCTTTTTGAGATATTACGGTAAAATGGTGCATCACAAAAGTGGGGTGGATTGAAATGTAGATTTAGTGATTGTAAAGTTTTGGAAGCTCGCGTGATTAATTTAGAGTACCTAAAAGCTTGATCCATGAGCGAGTACTTTTGTGGCAGTGATCTACCTGTGTTTAAATATGTCAGTTTGTCCTCTTTGCTTTGTGTGAAATCTCCCCCTCTTTTTGTTCCATTACATCATCAGCTAAAGTAGAAGTAAAAAAACTAGGGGGTTTTGAAACCCAGATCTCATTCACATTTGGATTAACAGCATATTTAGCCAACATGTCTGCCGCACAATTACCTTCACGGTAATTCTGAGAGAAAGACACATGGGCAGAAAAGGTAGCTGTATAGGTAGAGTCACTGACCACTTCCAGCCTGCTAATACCCAAGGAGAGTGCCAACTGTAAACCTTCCTTGATAGCAACTAGTTCTGCCATATTGCTGCCATTTTTAAAGATATGTTTAGCATAAGCCGCAACAAAAGCTCCATTATCTGATAGAATTATGGCCCCCGTGCCTGCATCATAAGATAAAATGGCAGCCCCATCCGTATTAAGTTTATGATAGCCTGGAGAGGGAAATATCCAACCATAATACTGGGTAATATGAGGGGCAGATGATTGATAGATGTAGCTTGCACAAACTCAGAAGCTTTGCAAAGAGCTTGGCGAATCGCTTGACCAGCATCAAAAGGTGTATGATTTAAAACAAGCTGATTCCTTGCCGTCCAGATCTGCCATAGTAAAAAAGGAATGAAACTTTACCCCAAGTGTTTCATGTCCTTAGGATGGAGTTTGCTCAAGTTACAAATCCATTGTAAATTCACATGTCGCAACTGTAGAGCAGTCTCCAGAGCAATATCCCAATCAGATTGAAATTTGGACCATAAAGTCGCAACTGTAGAGCAGTCTGCAAACAGATGATCAATTGTTTCAGGATGTTGATCACAGAGAGAGCAAGTCTCACTGATATCGAGTCCTCGCAGTCGTAAAACACTCCTGACTAGAACTTTCTGGTGAGCTAGTAACCAAAGAAAATGATGGATGTGAGGTGGGCATTTCAAATGCCAAATCCGCTTCCAATATATGCTGTCAGTGGGCACATAAGATTATAAGCTGATTTAATAGAAACATGTCCAGGAGGGTCTACGCTCCAGACTTGTTTGTCTTCATAACCACCCATAGAACTAATGGGAATCGACTTAATCTTAAGTTGAACCTCAGCTGGTACTAGGTGAGCAACTTGATCCAGATTCCATTGACCTGTAGGAGTATCAAATAAGTCCCTAACTTTGAGATGGCGAAGAGAGGCAATATCTGCATACACAAGATCTTTTAGAGGAATACGAGTAACCCAAGGTTGATCCCAAACATTTATATCTTCAGCATTGCCTACACACCATTTAAATCTCCCCCCTCTTTAATGCCAACAACAGTTAATTGAAAAAcgctaaccttttttttttggttgccgTGTATTTTTCGTCTGCGCACGTATTTTTGGTACGTCGCATATCTAGCCCATTTTTTTAGCTTCTCCGTTGGATTATGTTCATCTCCAATTATGCCCGTACGATttaataatatattaaaataaCGAAACGATGCGTGTAAAGAAAATTTTACTTCTTCATATCTGTCTTcgatcattcttcttcttctccctcaacTCCCTGCCACTCTCTTCTCTAACAGCTAAAATCCCATATATATCGTCATCTGAGTTCGAACAATTACTGGAGGAGATTAACATTTAATGAAGGCGATCAACAATTGAACCAATTGTTTTTCTCCCGGACTGGGTAATGTACATGTCCTCGTATCAAAATTTGTATTCTACTGTAAGCTGTAATTCTAGGGTTCTGTCGATTTCATCTTCTTCGTTAGGTATATAACTCCAAACTCTTAAACATTTGTTTTTTTATTCGAAATTGGGTTTCCCCTGAATTAGGTCAGGGCATaaaaaattaaaaccctaactatTTGATTGTTCATCTATTCGAAATTAGGGGTTTTCTTAATTAGGGTAAAAAATTATTGTTGACATTTATTTATAATCGTGAACGTGTTCCTTAATTTGGGTTTTCTGCTTCCAATTTTTAGTCTTTTTTTACCGAGTCTTCGTAATTTGTTGTAGTTCTTAGTTTGAGTATGTGACAAAGCCAGAGTTGAAGCATACATGAGATGGTATATATGACAAATGCTGCTCCAAAGTTGACATACTGTTTGGTAGAAAAAACTCTTTGAGCTTATCCAAATTTCTCCTTTGATCTCATATGAGCTTATCTACTAGCACATGAATTCTTTGTTTTGTGGTGCCCAAGCATTTTAGAActaatgtttttgattgtttgatGCGCACAATTAAAAGTGTCTAATGTATGCAATGCCTTATATCCCCGACTAGCTAACTAAACTTCCATCAAGGCATCAACTGAAAGTGTCCACCTCATTAGAGTTGAATCGTTTTTTACTCTTTTTATGACGTCTTGCTGAACAGGCCTAATTGGCTTCTTCATTTTAATTCGCTTCTAATTTTTATGTAACATTAGAAAAGTGCATTTTTATGTAAGAAACAATATTTCTGCCAGTGACATAGTTTTGCCAGCATGGAAGATAAGTATAAAAAGATTATTGTTCGCCGACGTGCACTCTACTTGTTTAAAATTAAGATAAAGAACTCAAACGTTTTGTTATTCTGCTATACTGTTAAAAACTGTTTCCCACTTTATTGTATATAGATTTGGTTCAAAAGTTTCAGACATTTTAAAGTTTAATATATCCTTGAGTATCTACTTATAGGCACTTATCCTTTTCTATTTCTGACAATTAGGTTATTTCTGTTGCAGTAAAACCACAACTTGTGTCACCAAAGATATCTATTTAGTGTGTCACCAAAGATGATCAGCAGAAATGCTTTTCTGCTActgtttgttcttcttctagtatcATCTGTCTCATCCTGGAAAAAAGAAGAGTTCAGAACCTGCGACCAGACTCCTTTCTGCAAAAGAGCTCGAGCTAGAACACCCGGATCATGTTCTTTAGTAGCTACAGATGTGGTCATTAATGACGGAGATCTTACAGCCAAACTTATTCCCAAGTTCAATGGCAGCAAAGGAGAAGAGGACGAGCAAGAAAAGGGTGAAGAACCCAGTAAGCCATTACTCCTTAGATTATCAGCTTATCAGAATGGAATTGTGAGACTCAAGATTGATGAGGACCCGAGCTTAGACCCCCCCAAGAAGAGATTTGAGGTCCCTGACGTGGTTGTTCCCGAGTTCGACGATAAGAAACTTTGGCTACAAAGGGTTTCAACTGAAGTAATCAATGGTGATGCATCTCAATCTTCAATTGTTTATGTCTCTGACGACCATGAAGCGGTTCTTAGACACGACCCATTTGAGGTTTACATTCGTAAGAAAGGAGGTGAtcgtgttgtatcgatcaattcaCATGGGCTATTTGATTTTGAGCAGTTGAGAAACAAGAAAGAAGGGGACAATTGGGAGGAAAGTTTCAGGAGTCACACAGATTCCAGGCCGTACGGTCCACAGTCaatcagttttgatgtatcatttTATGGAGCTGATTTTGTTTATGGAATCCCTGAGCATGCCACATCTCTTACTTTGAAGCCCACTAGGGGACCTGAAATTGAGTTCTCGGAGCCTTATCGTCTATTTAACCTAGATGTGTTTGAGTACCTTCATGAATCTCCATTTGGAATTTATGGGTCTATTCCTTTCATGCTTTCCCATGGTAAAGTTCATGGTACGTCAGGATTTTTCTGGTTGAATGCTGCTGAGATGCAGATTGATGTTCTTGGTTCTGGTTGGGATGCTGAATCTGggctttctcttctttcttcccaTGGAAGAATTGATACTCTTTGGATGAGCGAGGCTGGAGTTGTTGATGCATTCTTTTTTGTCGGTCCTGAACCAAAAGATGTTGTGAAGCAATATGCAAGTGTAACTGGAACATCTGCTATGCCCCAGCACTTTGCAACAGCTTACCACCAATGCAGATGGAATTATAGAGATGAGGAGGATGTTGCGAATGTTGATTCCAAATTCGATGAGTTTGATATTCCCTATGATGTACTATGGCTAGATATTGAGCATACTGATGGGAAAAGGTATTTTACTTGGGACAGGGTTCTCTTTCCCAATCCCGAAGAAATGCAGAACAAATTGGCTGACAAGGGTAGGCATATGGTTACCATCGTCGATCCTCATATAAAGAGGGATGAGTCGTTTCATATACACAAAGAGGCAACCAAGGGTGGGTACTATGTGAAGGATGCTTCAGGAAAAGACTATGATGGATGGTGTTGGCCTGGTTCATCATCATACCTTGATATGTTGAACCCAGAGATCAGAACCTGGTGGGCTGAGAAGTTCTCATTGCAGAATTATGTTGGCTCAACTCCTTCCTTGTATATATGGAACGATATGAATGAGCCATCTGTCTTCAATGGTCCCGAGGTAAGCTACATAATTTTGCTCTTATGTCATACTTTTCTGTGTCTTCTTTTGTTTTATTGCTTTCAGTCAGATAAACTCTGTACGTACTGTAGCAGCTATTTTAAATTTTTAATATGATTTTGAACGCTCCTGTTAAATGtaaaaaatttaacaaaatttGGAAATTTTCTGTTGTATTGGTCTCACAAGGAAACTCCATGCTCCATGAGCTCCAGTGTTAAGTGCTTCTAACCAATATGTTATTGAGCCTTTAAGGTTGCTTAAATACAAATCCTTGATATCATGCTACAGTTGCAACACCATTGCAGTTGATTTTACAGCAGCACCCCATAGATATACCCGAAGGGTTCCTATCTCCCTTCTTTTTTTCAGTAAAGATATGAAAGTGATTTCAACTAATAAATTAAAGCTTTAttgttcctttgtttttctttcctgATAAACTGTTACCTTGTATTGGGCGGTAATAAGTGAATGATAATCATCGAGTTGTCTGGTTTCACATGGAAAGTGAACTGTACTAGAGTGATATTATTGTTTTGTAAGGGTGTGTCATACCATTGTTATCAACCAGAAAACATATATAGAAAAAGAATGCTTCTTAAGAATAAGGAAACTACAAAATAGCTAAAGTTATCATTATTTGATTTGTAATTGTATAATTATGTTTTCTGAATCAGGTGACAATGCCAAGGGATCTTATACATTATGGGGGTGTGGAGCACCGAGAGGTACACAATGCATATGGTTACTACTTTCACATGGCTACAGCTGATGGTCTTTTTAAGAGAGGTGGCGGAAATGACAGGCCTTTTGTTTTGTCAAGAGCAATCTTTCCTGGAACTCAAAGGTTTGGAGCTGTTTGGACTGGAGATAACTCAGCAGATTGGGATCACCTCAGAGTCTCAGTTCCAATGATTTTGACACTTGGTCTCACTGGAATTTCATTCTCTGGTGAGTTCACTTATTCTATAATCGGTTAGGTTAATTGTCAATTTATCATTCACACTATTCTGTTCACCTGAAAACATAATTTTTTGCTTTTATGTGTTTGACATCTAGGTGCCGATGTTGGTGGATTTTTCGGCAACCCGGACACTGAATTGTTGGTTCGTTGGTACCAACTGGGAGCCTACTATCCTTTCTTTAGAGGTCATGCTCATCATGACACCAAAAGGAGGGAACCATGGTTATTCGGGTAATATTATAAATAAGCTTTTGGTTCTTTGTTTTCTGTGAGAGAAACATTTTCCAGAATGTGAACTTTATTTACTTCTGGAATGATTACTCTAGCCCCCTTTCCCTTTGACTGTTGCCACATGCCACATGCCATCTGGTTGAATTCTGTATGATAGCTGTTTCCCTTTTATATGATATCGTGTGGATAGATGCAGTTGTTAGGATTAAAATGCAAATATAGTTCTAAGAGATGAGTGCCCGAAATACTATCCTTTGTGCACATCATAGGATGCCAGGCATGTGTTTTAATGTTTTGCCACTTGTGTTTATGGGTTGTCTGATAACATCTTGCTATTGGATGCAACAAAAATAAGAAGGTACATCAGGGAATATGGATTTTGAAAACATGAAAACTTTTTTCAGACTTAAGAATAACATTTGGCTAGAACCTTCATAGTTACGTAGCTTCTAGAAATGTCATCAGTGTAGATAACTTGAATGTCTCTTCCATAAATGTGGTAACCTCTCATATATGTCTACTTGTATCTGTCATTTTGTACTCTTGTTTATATCTAGCATACCCCTTGGCCTTGGGAGCTTTTTTCTTTATCATGAATGTTGTTTGCTTTATCTCCCCGACCATGAAATTGTCTAATTCTGCTTGTACTTATATGATGTAGGGAGAAGAACACTGAACTAATGAGGGATGCGATACACACACGTTATATGTTTCTTCCATATTTCTATACATTGTTCAGGGAAGCCAATACAACAGGTGTTCCAGTCGTGCGTCCACTGTGGATGGAGTTTCCTTCAGATGAAACCACTTTTAGCAATGACGAGGCTTTCATGGTTGGAAACTCTCTTCTTGTTCAAGGAATCTACACTGAGGTATATGTAATAAGGCTTATTTGCTGGTCCTGTTGTATGTCTTTTTGTTATGTGTCACTGTAGTTACTGAGAATTGTGTCTGGACATCCTTTGCCAGCATGCCAAACAAGTGTCGGTATATTTGCCTCGTGGCCAGTCTTGGTATGACCTAAAGACAGGAGTTGCATATGCTGGAGGTGTGACCCACAAGTTACAGGTCTCAGAAGATGGTATTCCTGCATTTCAAAAGGCAGGAACTATTATCCCACGGAAAGACAGATATCGCCGGAGTTCTACTCAGATGGTTAACGACCCATTTACTCTGGTATGTTTATGGTTCTCAAGGCCTCAAGCGACCCCCTTAAGAAAGTTCATTTCGGAGTCTaaatgaaaagtttatttattttttcctgatAAAGTTTCTTCTTGAAACTATCTGAATTTAGGGACCATTATTGAAGCATTTCTACTTTCCTGTCCTCTTTCTTTCTTGTCCTCGTTTCCATGTCCCAGCTGTACATGTCATTATTTTCTTACCCTCGGTTTGTTGTGACGAATCTTAACTTTTTCCCTAACCACGGTTACCAGACACGTAAACCCAGTCTCAGTTCAATTCAAGTATCCTTTGTCCCATTTTACATTATACGAATCAAGTTAAGCTGAATCCATAGTCAAAATATATATGACTAGATCGTTCGGATCCTTTGGTTCAAGAAACTTGTGCTTTTCTTGAGCTTGGTTACTGGTTTTTCTTTCTTAAATTGTTTACATCATGTTTCCTGCATGTTTACATCTTAGGTCTGATGCTAATTCTGGTTCGACTTGTCACAACTTATTTGATTTAAATGACTGCCTGATCTTCTGATATCTCTGCATGTGTATGTATTTGTCTGTTAAGGTGATAGCATTGAACGCGTCTCAAGCGGCCGAAGGTGAACTCTATGTTGACGATGGCAAGAGCTTTGAATTTGGAAAAGGAGCATACATCCATCGTCGTTTTGTATATTCAGATGGAAAACTTACGTCTTCAAATATTGCAAGCCCTGTATCAGGCAGCAAGGTTTATTCCTCAGACTGTGTAATCGAGAGGATTATTCTACTAGGGCTCTCTGGAGCAAAAAGCGCACTGATAGAGCCTGCAAATGTGAAAGCTGACATTGAATCTGGACCCATTATGCTTCAAGGAGGGAGGGGTGGTCCTACTGCTTTAACTGTCCGAAAACCAAATGTCCGCATTTCTGATGATTGGACAATAAGGATTTTGTAATTTCATCAATGATGATAATAGAAATTAGAAAGAATAGATAATGTAATCTCATCAGTGAGTTCGGAATAACATGTTAGCACACTTATTTGCCAAAGGCTAAAACCTCAATGCGTATGATTCTTGTTTGGGGAGGATTTCTTAAGACCAACCAGGATTAGAATTTGAGTTGTTAGATTGCTTAAAGTATTATGCTGAAGTTAGctggttttacaaaaaaaaattcttatcagTATGCGGATCCTGATGTGCGCTAGTCTTACAAACCCGACATGTTCAAGGGGGTTGGACTgggaacaaaataaaataaaaaaatagcgCACTAAAAAAATGCGAATCCAGGGAATCGAACCCTGGTCAGTACCGTGGGAGGGTACTATGATACCACTACACCAGATGCGGTTTTTGCTATATGAGCACTCTTTAACCAATTATAACAGTAATAAATTAGGGAAGATCCTGGTCGACCTATATTTAGGATTTCTGTTTCAATTCAAACCGACATTGATTTGGAATTCTCATCACCTATATATACCAGGCCAAATTACCTTGTTTTAACAAAGAAATAAACTACGCAACTTCATCttagaaaaaaaaaggttaaaaagTTTTGTTGAGAGAGAAGAATTCTATAGCTGGTAATTAGTATGGCGGTAATGATCGATGGTGGCGATTTCTGTTCTTCAGTTCAAAAGAATGCCATAAGTACTCATGGAAGTTGTGGTGGTGCAGAAGTTAACAATGAAAGAGGTTCTCCAAAGAGTAGAGAACGAAAGAGGGACAGGGATAAAGATCATGAACGTTCTGAGAGGGATCACCATAGACTTCGTAATAGTGATAGAAGGGAACGTTCTGAAAGAAACAGAGATGACGGATATCACCATAGAAATAGAGACCATGGAAGACGTAGAAGTTACGATAGCGATAGTGAAGAAAGACATCGGCGCAGTAGGTCCAGATCACGTAGAGATAGTGAAGAAGAGAGATCACACATGCGTAGTAGGTCTAGATCACGTTCTAAACGTAAACGGAATAGCGGCTTTGATGTGGCACCTCCTTCGATAGATGGCGTCGCTGCAGCTCCTCCAACTATTCCCGAAACGTTTCCGATTAACATGATGTACATGACCCAGCAAGCTACACGACATGCTAGGCGAGTCTATGTTGGCGGCCTTCCTCCTCTGGCTAACGAGGAGTCGGTGGCAACCTTTTTCGATCAGGTTATGTCGGCTATTGGTGGGAACACTGCTGGTCCAGGGGATGCTGTGGTTAATGTATACATTAACCATGAGAAGAATTTTGCTTTTGTGGAGATGAGGTCCGTTGAGGAGGCCAGTAATGCAATGGCTTTAGACGGCATCGTTTTTCAGGGAGTAACAATGAAAGTTAGGAGGCCTACTGATTACAATCCTTCTCTTGCTGCGGCACTCGGACCAAGTCATCCAAGTCTAAAATTGAACCTCGAAGCTGTTGGGATGTTGCGGGGATCTACCGCTTGTCTTGAGGGGCCTGATCGCATATTTGTGGGGGGCGTACCTTCCTATTTCACAGAGGTACATATAAGAGAACTATTAGAATCTTTTGGTCCTCTTCGAGGATTCGATCTTGTCAAAGACAAGGAAACCGGTAACTCCAAAGGCTTTGCCTTCTGCGTGTACCAGGATACCTCAATCACGGATATAGTTTGTGGAACTCTGAATGGACTAAAATTGGGTTCCAAAACTCTAACTGTACGGCGTGCCAACCAAGGAACAACACCGCCTAAGCCTGAACATGAGAATGCATTGTTAGGTGCCCTTCCCACCAAGGTTGTACGCTTAACCCAGGCTGTTAGTGCAGATGAACTAAAAGATGACGAAGAGTACGTAGACATAGTGGAAGATATGAGATTGGAGGCCGGAAAATACGGTTCATTGACAAGTGTTGTCATCCGACGTCCAATGGCCGACGATGAACCATCTCCAGGAGTTGGCAGTGTGTTCTTGGAATTTTCCGACACCATTGGCGCTTGGAAGGCTCGAGAGGGGCTGAATGGTAGGAAATTCGGTGGGAATGAGGTGGTAGACTGGTAGCGGTCTATTATCctgagaataaattctcacaggGGGAATATGATGCTTAAGGCTTTAACAAAGGGCTCTTAAGCCCCAGTGTGTCTTTTTAGATTTAGAGTAACCATCTCTCTAGTTTGAAGTGTTGACTAATTGTCTAAACTCTTTTgctgtttcttttttgtttttgttcgcAGGGATCATGCATGTTTCAAGTGTTGAATGCTTTGGACAGCATCCGGGTTACACTTTTCTTTGAATCATTGATATCTTTAGTTTATGGATTGAATTTATGATGCTTTTGAGCCTAATTTTTGTGTGTTGTGTTTGTGCTTTTATATACTGTGTGTAGAAAATGAAGGCAGAGAGTAAAAACAGGACTGGCATCCGATGGCTATGGGAAGAACCTAAAGAGCAGCGACTCCTCAAAGAGTCCAACATAGATAAGAATCGGATGGAGAATCTGAGAGACTACATGTTAGTGATACTTTGTTTTGTTAGTCTAATGTTTTCTCTTTACCATGTAACAAGTAGAGTGCACGTCGGCAAACGCTAACTTTTTCATGTTCATGGCTAAGAGTGTTGCTGCTAATCTGCCATATCACATATCACCATAACGATATCGTAGCGAAAACATCAACTATATATTCACCAAACACCAAGATATATATTCAATAATCAATATTATGAACTTGTATATAAGAACACACAAACAGATTCTACAGTCAGTTTGTATGAAACATGACTTGTGGGAAGTTCTAGGACATTTCTTCccggtcaaaaaaaaaaagtccacgGATATACAGCAATTTGACATTTTAAATTTGGTAGAATGGATGAACCTGACAAGAAAATAttacacagaaaaaaaaaattagcttgCTATTTATTAAACAATGAACGAACGGGTTTAAAAGAGGCATAGATGGGAGACGGCTACCCAATTTTCTATAGGAATGTACAGACCACAGAGTCAACAACCATTCCCAGATGATAGGTTATTTTGTAGGGAAGACATACAGAAACaacgatcaaaaaaataaaaatgaaaacataagGGAAGAAGAAGCCATAGAATTTCCAGGATCAGTTAGTCCAGGAAGAGTTTCCGGAGCCTCCGTTTTGTATAGGCAGCATCGTGTATCTTCTAAGATGTGAGGGGGCTTTTAAGCTTAGCTGCTAACTGTTAAAGTTGTATTCATGTTTTTTGCTGTGTTTAACATATGAAAACCTTACCAATTGTTGAACTACACACCCTAAAACTAACCTCTGTCACACATTTCACATGTGGTTGGAGCCACTACTTGGTTGAGCCACCACTTTGTTGAACCATTTTTTTAGAGTTACTGGTTTTGTTCTCGGCAAACCTTGCTTCAAACAAATGAATAACATAACTGCACTTAATATAACTAAACTAAAATGGATGGTGAGTTTGTAGAAGACATACGCCATAATAGTTTACATCAAAGTATCTGGGTGCAAAACGAATATTTTATGAAAGCTGCTGCAAATTTGAAATGGCCTTACAATCCGAAAATCCACTAAGACTTAGTGCAGTCATGCAATATCAATAAGTCAAGATTTTCTTCTACCCATTTTTACTATCAAAACGCGAACTGAAAGCATTGATATGCCCACTAAAGAACTGAAATTAGAAAATGAATTAGTTTCAAACTAACCTCAAAGTCGACTCCACGTTGCCAACCACCGAGTTTCATAATTCAAATTCAACGCACCTTGGCAAACATCTGAGTTTTTTATAATTCAAATCCAATCTAGTAACATCAGTGTGAATACGGTTTATTGCTCTGATGCAGTTCTATTGGCAGCCACTTTCACCATAACCAAAAATGTATACCACACAAAACATGTTAATAAGTGATAACTATGTTGACAACTCAGGAAATTCTACCACacatgtattgtattttttgaGATCAACGGATTCTGGTGATAATGTTTGTGGTTCTGGCTTGCAGTCTCGTGCTAGTAAATGAAAAAACTCAAGCTCACAATTGCCAGTTCCTTGCATTTGACACTCCTTCCCAATAGGCCTCTTTGTAGCTTGCAAATTTGTTAGCACCCCAACAATATCTGTAAGATTAATATTTCCAATCTGATTACTGCATTTGTGGTATTCTTAAATGAGAAAGGCCGTATAAGAAAACAAACCACCAAACAAAAATGTGGAAATTGAACTATTGTCCTTCTTTCTGATGGGCCTTCATAAATATCCTTGTCCACTATACTAATATTTCTAAtttaaaaatatctaaaaatgagagaatttaattaattatactttcCTTTAATACCCTTTTGAGACTTTAATGTTCACTTTTATATTTTAGATCTGAAAATGTAACGATATATTTTCACTTCTTCTTTCTTCGCCATCACCGCCACCCCACCTTCAATTACCGTCACcttgccaccaccatcaccatcgaCATCGCCATCCCCATCTctgctaccaccaccaccatcttttgACACACCACCGCAACCACCACAACCATATTTATCTCCACTATCAACAACATTTAGAATTACAAAGATAAATAAATCTCAGATGCAGAAATCAAGTTtgataatcatcatcaacagtttatattattcttcttcttatacTCCTTATTTGTAAGAGTGATTTTGATGGTCACTTGAGCATTTAATAATTCAGgagatttgattttaggtttCGATTTTGTGGTGATTttgaattgaagatttgaagtttTGTAGAAGCTTAATTAATAACTAAATCTGGAGTTGGTGACCTGGTGGTGCACCAAGGAGATATTAGAGAGCTTGGTTTGATGGGTTAGTAGTCTTCTTTATTCAGGATTTTGTTTTTACATTTTCATCAAGTTTTGTCATAAGATGTTGATTACGGTGGTTATATTTTGGAAGTTTAAG
Coding sequences within:
- the LOC113275165 gene encoding probable glucan 1,3-alpha-glucosidase, which encodes MISRNAFLLLFVLLLVSSVSSWKKEEFRTCDQTPFCKRARARTPGSCSLVATDVVINDGDLTAKLIPKFNGSKGEEDEQEKGEEPSKPLLLRLSAYQNGIVRLKIDEDPSLDPPKKRFEVPDVVVPEFDDKKLWLQRVSTEVINGDASQSSIVYVSDDHEAVLRHDPFEVYIRKKGGDRVVSINSHGLFDFEQLRNKKEGDNWEESFRSHTDSRPYGPQSISFDVSFYGADFVYGIPEHATSLTLKPTRGPEIEFSEPYRLFNLDVFEYLHESPFGIYGSIPFMLSHGKVHGTSGFFWLNAAEMQIDVLGSGWDAESGLSLLSSHGRIDTLWMSEAGVVDAFFFVGPEPKDVVKQYASVTGTSAMPQHFATAYHQCRWNYRDEEDVANVDSKFDEFDIPYDVLWLDIEHTDGKRYFTWDRVLFPNPEEMQNKLADKGRHMVTIVDPHIKRDESFHIHKEATKGGYYVKDASGKDYDGWCWPGSSSYLDMLNPEIRTWWAEKFSLQNYVGSTPSLYIWNDMNEPSVFNGPEVTMPRDLIHYGGVEHREVHNAYGYYFHMATADGLFKRGGGNDRPFVLSRAIFPGTQRFGAVWTGDNSADWDHLRVSVPMILTLGLTGISFSGADVGGFFGNPDTELLVRWYQLGAYYPFFRGHAHHDTKRREPWLFGEKNTELMRDAIHTRYMFLPYFYTLFREANTTGVPVVRPLWMEFPSDETTFSNDEAFMVGNSLLVQGIYTEHAKQVSVYLPRGQSWYDLKTGVAYAGGVTHKLQVSEDGIPAFQKAGTIIPRKDRYRRSSTQMVNDPFTLVIALNASQAAEGELYVDDGKSFEFGKGAYIHRRFVYSDGKLTSSNIASPVSGSKVYSSDCVIERIILLGLSGAKSALIEPANVKADIESGPIMLQGGRGGPTALTVRKPNVRISDDWTIRIL